A window of Corticium candelabrum chromosome 3, ooCorCand1.1, whole genome shotgun sequence contains these coding sequences:
- the LOC134177304 gene encoding uncharacterized protein LOC134177304, giving the protein MSERDVTALNRQLLVVSAVRSQSRDEVERLLDLGAEVDACGDYGRTALMIACMYGSKSLVELLLCRGADVNKTDDYLGQTALMYAARWGYGDIVDILLAARANAEQKDDDGRRAYELADSKHSKLRRRLRKAMVEQKYAVLYAEGTVRPEIMKLCFIGKEGAGKTTLMEALKRGLLKWIFANENQADDPQCEEERTIGINVMTVDIPGVGRLSVWDFAGQGQFHKTHGLFFPSNSFFILLVSLVRGEERRLCSVEELLEELQYWLSFLRASLDAEFIPTVLIAGSHIDYCPGRQGVLQRVVDNMLELFKGKINIIEVCFVLDCRRSRSAEMKELKKVLCDVKQQLQQSAPLYPRLCQPVVSKLLPSLRKKQEDPFMEKATLMERIEQEACPGQEKKVVEKVVDFLDDSGEIAVAGDVAALNPASLHHYAIGPLIASEDFKWHVRSKRKDGTVTREEAETAINHFRKDQKIQVQLNTDKVLAINESLDICFKVESRDDTYMFPALLPPKDLSVMWKRDESKKVYVGRRQVCSSQTTIFSPSAFGMFQSKVCTTLDKKAQLWRNGMITSQGDAVQFHVECLVAMVDPVRSVDFVCRGGKATEAKCVSLLDTVMSLWRDALDRYSPGTDYETEYLSRKHLEEHKELKQVAVYSEEEIKEAKATGKGANAAVKQVVGDERVVESLGDLVVVESETVLVTLSAVAKAVISEGSSQWYSFGTTLGFSKDGIDALCHDKVTPEDKLLAIIIQVKAKQVDPVKTDDILLEACRHLPNPIDGVVKEKLGL; this is encoded by the exons atgagtgagagagacGTTACAGCATTGAATCgtcaactactagtagtgagCGCTGTGAGgagccagtcacgtgatgaggTTGAACGTCTTTTGGATCTAGGGGCTGAAGTGGATGCGTGTGGTGATTAT GGAAGGACTGCACTGATGATAGCTTGTATGTATGGCTCCAAGTCATTAGTTGAgcttttgttgtgtagagGGGCAGATGTGAACAAAACTGATGATTATTTG GGTCAAACTGCTCTAATGTATGCAGCACGTTGGGGTTATGGCGATATTGTCGATATTTTATTAGCAGCAAGAGCTAATGCTGAACAGAAGGATGAC GATGGTAGAAGAGCATATGAACTTGCTGATAGTAAACATAGTAAACTGAGAAGACGACTGAGGAAAGCAATG GTTGAACAGAAGTATGCTGTTCTGTATGCCGAGGGCACAGTGAGACCAGAaatcatgaaattgtgtttcATTGGTAAAGAAGGAGCAGGAAAGACGACACTCATGGAGGCTCTCAAACGAGGATTGTTGAAGTGGATTTTTGCAAACGAGAATCAAGCAGATGACCCACAATGTGAAGAGGAACGCACAATTGGTATCAACGTGATGACAGTCGATATTCCAGGAGTGGGTCGCTTGTCAGTGTGGGACTTTGCAGGTCAAGGGCAGTTCCACAAAACACACGGCCTTTTCTTTCCCTCCAACTCATTCTTCATCTTGCTAGTGAGTCTagtgagaggagaggagagacgACTGTGCAGTGTTGAGGAGTTGCTAGAAGAGCTTCAGTATTGGCTCTCATTTCTCAGAGCCAGTTTGGATGCAGAGTTTATACCCACAGTGTTGATAGCTGGCAGTCACATAGATTACTGTCCAGGACGTCAGGGTGTCTTGCAGCGTGTGGTCGACAACATGCTTGAGCTGTTCAAAGGCAAGATCAACATCAttgaagtttgttttgttctcgACTGCAGGAGGAGCAGGTCAGCTGAAATGAAAGAACTAAAGAAAGTTCTCTGTGATGTGAAgcagcagttgcagcag TCTGCTCCTCTGTATCCTCGTCTTTGTCAGCCAGTCGTGTCCAAgttgcttccttctcttcgtaagaaacaagaagatccGTTCATGGAGAAGGCAACACTGATGGAGAGGATCGAGCAGGAAGCATGTCcaggacaagagaagaaggttGTAGAGAAGGTAGTTGATTTTTTAGATGATTCAGGAGAG ATTGCCGTTGCCGGTGATGTGGCAGCTCTCAATCCTGCATCTCTACATCATTATGCCATCGGTCCTCTCATTGCTTCTGAGGATTTTAAGTGGCATGTCAGGTCAAAGAGGAAGGATGGCACagtaacaagagaagaagcagaaacgGCAATCAATCATTTCCGAAAAGATCAGaagattcaagttcaactcaacacagataAAGTTCTCGCTATCAATGAATCTCTTGAtatctgcttcaaagtggaaAGCAGAGACGacacgtacatgtttccagctctcttgcctcctaaggatctgtctgtcatgtggaagagagacgagagtaagaaagtgtatgtcggtcgacgtcaagtgtgcagcagtcagacgaccatcttcagtccatctgcatttggcatgtttcaatctaaagttTGCACTACATTAGATAAGAAAGCACAGCTGTGGAGGAATGGAATGATCACATCACAAGGTGATGCAGTTCAGTTTCATGTCGAGTGTTTGGTTGCCATGGTAGATCCTGTTCGTTCTGTCGACTTTGTATGTCGTGGAGGTAAGGCAACAGAAGCAAAATGCGTTTCCTTGCtcgacactgtcatgtctctttggagagatgcgttagacagatacagtccaggcactgactatgagactgaatatctgagcagaaagcatttagaggaacacaaagaactgaaacaagttgcTGTTTACTCTGAGGAGGAAATCAAGGAAGCCAAAGCAACAGGAAAAGGAGCAAATGCTGCTGTAAAACAAGTAGTTGGTGATGAGCGAGTCGTAGAAAGTCTTGGTGACTTGGTGGTTGTCGAAAGTGAGACAGTGCTAGTGACATTGAGTGCTGTTGCAAAGGCTGTAATATCTGAGGGTTCATCTCAATGGTATTCATTCGGTACAACACTAGGGTTCAGCAAAGATGGTATTGATGCCTTGTGTCATGACAAAGTAACTCCTGAGGATAAATTGTTAGCAATTATTATCCAAGTGAAGGCAAAACAAGTTGACCCTGTGAAGACTGATGATATTCTCTTGGAGGCATGTCGACATTTGCCAAATCCTATTGATGGTGTGGTCAAGGAAAAACTTGGACTTTAG